The Halanaerobium praevalens DSM 2228 genome contains a region encoding:
- a CDS encoding glycoside hydrolase family 65 protein produces MRAYHAKKMNKEANYLYQAWKITENEFLVDSNHQNEAIFSLGNGYMGLRGTLEEDYPGSEETTTPGFYINGVYAAEEIIYGEKAPNLPQKGQTIVNLADWSEINLYINEEKFNLLKGKILDYQRELNLKKGILNREIIWEDRQGRKLKIKISRLISLSREHIGAIRYQVKPLNFSGKLSINSAVNGDVSNHHHLREKKPLKVLATKVETKTGYLLHQLKTTKFKIAYVVEHLMDEQTKARSEIKKRASNNRVDWIFEIKAAEGQLYTIDKIVGVNHCQKKAKNPLSAARASVARASINGFENLVAEQTKFMSGYWQDVDVKINGDDSLQQAFRFNAFHILQATGKDGQTSVAAKGISGEHYEGHYFWDTESYVLPFYAFQRPEVARNLLLFRYNTLDQARKNADRMKLDGALFPWRTINGQEASGFFMGSTVQYHINADIAYAVNLYYQVSRDQDFMENYGLEILIETARMWISLGSYIPMRDNQFCFNVVCGPDEYKPGVNNNAYTNYMAKFNLDTAVKMAQLIKAKAPEKYESLIKSINFSENELKNMKEIKEDIYLPYSKELEITPQDDSFLYKDPIEIDSISEAELPLVKNWHPLIIWRYQVIKQADVILLMLQLGNKFSRELKIRNYDYYEPKTTHDSSLSPAIYSIIAAEIGYKNQAYNYFMQTARLDLDDYNENAYQGVHTACMGGTWLALVQGFAGMRMFNNKLYFHPHLPDKWDSYQFRIYFKGSQLEVTVSQDKVKYLLISGQKIEFKHYDQIVILEKNNLSQELKI; encoded by the coding sequence TTGAGAGCTTATCACGCTAAAAAAATGAATAAAGAAGCAAATTATCTTTATCAGGCTTGGAAAATTACAGAAAATGAATTTTTAGTTGACTCTAATCATCAAAATGAAGCTATTTTTAGTTTGGGAAATGGATATATGGGATTAAGAGGAACTTTAGAAGAAGATTATCCAGGTAGTGAAGAAACTACTACTCCTGGCTTTTATATTAATGGTGTTTATGCTGCAGAAGAAATTATTTATGGAGAAAAAGCTCCTAATTTGCCTCAAAAAGGACAAACAATAGTCAATTTGGCAGATTGGAGTGAAATTAACTTATATATCAATGAAGAAAAGTTTAATTTACTTAAAGGAAAAATTTTAGACTATCAAAGAGAACTTAATTTAAAAAAAGGTATTCTAAATAGAGAAATAATTTGGGAAGATAGACAGGGTAGAAAACTTAAGATTAAAATATCCCGTTTAATTTCTTTAAGTAGAGAACATATAGGTGCAATTAGATATCAGGTTAAACCACTTAATTTTTCTGGAAAACTTAGTATTAATTCTGCAGTAAATGGAGATGTTAGTAATCACCATCATTTACGAGAGAAAAAACCTTTAAAAGTTTTGGCAACTAAAGTTGAGACTAAGACAGGTTATCTTTTACATCAGCTAAAAACTACTAAGTTTAAAATTGCTTATGTAGTTGAACACTTAATGGATGAGCAAACAAAAGCTCGCTCTGAAATAAAAAAAAGAGCTTCTAATAATCGAGTTGATTGGATTTTTGAGATCAAGGCTGCTGAAGGTCAATTATATACAATTGATAAAATTGTAGGTGTTAACCATTGTCAAAAAAAGGCCAAAAATCCTTTAAGTGCTGCTAGAGCTTCAGTTGCTAGAGCCTCAATCAATGGTTTTGAAAATTTAGTTGCAGAACAGACCAAATTTATGTCAGGTTACTGGCAGGATGTAGATGTTAAAATTAATGGTGATGATTCTTTACAACAGGCTTTTAGATTTAATGCCTTTCATATTTTACAGGCGACTGGTAAAGATGGCCAGACTAGTGTTGCAGCTAAAGGAATTAGTGGGGAGCATTATGAGGGTCATTATTTTTGGGATACTGAAAGTTATGTTTTACCATTTTATGCTTTTCAGAGACCAGAAGTAGCCCGCAATTTACTTTTATTTAGATATAATACTTTAGATCAAGCTAGGAAAAATGCAGATCGAATGAAATTAGATGGAGCTTTATTTCCCTGGAGGACAATTAATGGCCAAGAAGCCTCTGGTTTTTTTATGGGCTCAACTGTACAATATCATATTAATGCAGATATTGCTTATGCGGTTAATCTATATTATCAGGTGAGTAGAGATCAGGACTTTATGGAAAATTATGGGTTGGAAATTTTAATTGAAACAGCCAGAATGTGGATCAGTTTAGGCAGCTATATCCCGATGCGAGATAATCAATTTTGTTTTAATGTAGTTTGTGGGCCAGATGAATATAAACCAGGGGTAAATAACAATGCTTATACTAATTATATGGCTAAATTTAATTTAGATACAGCAGTTAAAATGGCTCAGCTAATTAAAGCAAAAGCTCCCGAAAAATATGAGAGTTTGATTAAAAGTATTAATTTTAGTGAAAACGAGTTAAAAAATATGAAAGAGATAAAAGAAGATATTTATTTGCCTTATAGTAAAGAACTTGAAATAACACCACAAGATGATTCTTTTTTATATAAAGATCCAATTGAGATTGATAGTATTTCAGAAGCAGAATTGCCACTAGTTAAAAATTGGCATCCTCTTATAATTTGGCGTTATCAAGTTATTAAACAAGCTGATGTTATTTTGTTGATGCTTCAGCTCGGCAATAAGTTTAGTCGTGAACTAAAAATTAGAAACTATGATTATTATGAGCCAAAAACCACCCATGATTCTTCTCTTTCACCAGCAATTTATAGTATAATTGCTGCAGAAATTGGTTATAAAAATCAAGCTTATAATTATTTTATGCAGACAGCAAGGCTTGATCTTGATGATTATAATGAAAATGCTTATCAAGGGGTTCATACTGCTTGTATGGGGGGGACTTGGCTGGCCCTTGTTCAGGGTTTTGCTGGAATGAGAATGTTTAATAATAAATTATATTTTCACCCTCATTTACCTGATAAATGGGATAGTTATCAATTTAGAATTTATTTTAAAGGGAGTCAATTAGAAGTAACTGTCAGCCAAGATAAAGTTAAATATTTGTTGATTTCTGGTCAAAAAATAGAATTTAAACATTATGATCAAATTGTTATTTTAGAAAAAAATAATTTAAGTCAAGAATTAAAAATTTAA